One part of the Eucalyptus grandis isolate ANBG69807.140 chromosome 10, ASM1654582v1, whole genome shotgun sequence genome encodes these proteins:
- the LOC120285874 gene encoding receptor-like protein kinase 5 yields MPRLTSSPPHIHFFFYIPCLVFLCCLSHVAESQIPDQEQQVLLKLRQTWQDPSSLDNWVPSNSTSHCTWPEVTCQDGSITELKLANLNINYPIPPFICDLNNLTRLDLSNNNIPGEFPTVLYNCSKLLYLDLSQNYFEGPIPSDIDGMANLQVLILAANSFSFDVPASITRLQRLRILHLYQSEYNGTYPEEIFGLSNLEELRLEYNYKFMRSQLPQNFTALKKLRFFSMAQTNLYGGIPETISNMEAIEHLDLGMNPLTGEIPGSIFALRNLSELYVYETNVSGSIPQKVSAANLSVIDLSSNNLMGNIPEVFGKLKNLYSLNLGFNQLSGGIPKGIAQLPALSDVRLSNNNLSGTIPPDFGKFSPLTRFEVAYNNLTGTFPEHLCHGGTLFGLAAMDNNLNGELPKSLGNCSSLSVARLNSNGFTGNVPGGLWMSRNLTALILSGNRLTGELPQELSPNLTRIEMSNNKFFGKIPSTVSSWRNMVVLDASNNLLSGTVPTELTELPKLTMLLLGQNELSGILPTDIVSWKSLTTLNLSHNKISGPIPSEIGFLPGLTQLDLSDNQLSSLIPPEIGQLILNRLNLSSNRLSGPIPAKLENTAYDTGFLNNPGLCASNSFMRINVCNAQSHSLSKTNLTLIMILAIAAAMCILSVVLITIRASRKNRDWFDSTPKLTSFQRLNFTESNILSGLKEHNVIGSGGSGKVYRIIVNPSGDAVAVKRISNNQKLNEKLEKQFVAEVEILGNIKHRHIVKLLCCISCENSKLLVYEYMENSSLDHWLHKKNRLSPMSGVANNMILDWPNRLQIALGAAKGLCYMHNDCSSPIIHRDVKSSNILLDSEFNAKIADFGLARMLAKPGEAVSMTAVAGSFGYLAPEYAHTTRVNEKIDVYSFGVVLLELTTGREANDGDEDMCLADWAWRHIQDGNPISDALDEEIKHDSNVDEISNVFKLGIFCTATLPSTRPTMKEVLQVLLKCSNPLYNV; encoded by the exons ATGCCGAGACTAACCTCATCACCTCCTCATattcacttcttcttctacaTCCCGTGTCTCGTCTTCCTCTGCTGCCTCTCCCATGTTGCAGAGTCTCAAATCCCGGATCAAGAACAGCAAGTCCTCTTGAAGCTGAGGCAAACCTGGCAAGACCCATCTTCCCTCGATAACTGGGTCCCCTCCAATTCAACCTCCCACTGCACATGGCCCGAGGTCACCTGCCAAGATGGCTCGATCaccgagctcaagcttgccaaCCTGAACATAAATTATCCAATCCCCCCATTCATCTGCGACCTCAACAATCTGACCAGGCTCGATCTCTCCAACAACAATATTCCCGGAGAGTTTCCCACAGTTCTCTACAACTGTTCCAAGCTCCTGTACCTCGACCTGTCCCAGAATTACTTCGAAGGTCCAATTCCATCTGATATCGATGGCATGGCCAATCTTCAGGTCCTGATTCTCGCCGCCAACAGCTTCTCTTTCGACGTCCCAGCATCAATCACGAGGCTGCAGAGGCTGAGGATCCTTCACCTTTACCAGTCCGAGTACAATGGCACGTACCCTGAAGAGATTTTTGGCCTCTCCAATCTTGAAGAACTGAGGCTGGAGTACAACTACAAGTTCATGCGATCGCAGCTACCACAGAACTTCACTGCCCTGAAGAAGCTGCGGTTCTTCTCAATGGCGCAGACAAACCTGTATGGTGGAATCCCGGAGACGATCAGCAATATGGAGGCTATCGAGCACTTGGATTTGGGGATGAATCCACTGACAGGAGAGATCCCGGGCAGCATTTTTGCTCTAAGGAACTTGAGCGAGTTGTACGTGTACGAGACTAATGTGTCCGGGTCGATCCCTCAGAAAGTCAGCGCTGCGAACCTGAGCGTGATTGATCTGTCTTCTAATAATTTGATGGGGAACATACCTGAAGTTTTCGGAAAGCTCAAGAATCTATACAGCTTGAATTTAGGGTTCAATCAATTGTCTGGCGGAATCCCGAAAGGTATCGCGCAACTTCCCGCTTTGTCTGATGTCAGGTTGTCCAACAACAATCTATCGGGCACGATCCCCCCGGACTTTGGCAAGTTTTCCCCGCTCACGAGATTTGAAGTGGCCTACAACAACTTGACCGGTACATTTCCAGAACATCTGTGCCATGGTGGCACGCTGTTTGGTTTGGCCGCTATGGACAACAATCTCAATGGGGAGTTGCCCAAGTCACTTGGAAATTGCAGTTCTTTGTCCGTGGCAAGGTTGAACAGCAATGGATTCACCGGCAATGTGCCTGGAGGACTCTGGATGTCACGGAACTTGACAGCTTTGATCTTGAGTGGTAATAGATTAACCGGCGAGCTTCCCCAGGAGCTGTCCCCTAACCTCACTCGGATCGAGATGAGCAACAACAAATTCTTCGGCAAGATTCCCAGCACGGTGTCTTCGTGGAGGAACATGGTGGTGTTGGATGCCAGTAATAACCTCCTCAGTGGCACGGTTCCAACTGAATTGACCGAGCTTCCTAAGCTGACGATGCTTTTGCTTGGTCAGAACGAGCTCTCTGGGATTCTTCCCACAGACATCGTTTCATGGAAATCCTTGACCACTCTGAATCTCAGTCACAATAAGATCTCGGGACCGATTCCTAGTGAAATCGGTTTTCTACCTGGACTCACGCAGTTAGACCTGTCTGACAACCAACTGTCCAGCTTGATTCCTCCTGAAATCGGCCAACTGATTCTGAACCGTCTGAATTTATCATCCAATCGCCTCAGTGGACCAATCCCAGCCAAGTTAGAGAACACCGCATATGACACCGGTTTCCTGAACAACCCCGGGCTCTGTGCATCCAATTCGTTCATGAGGATCAATGTCTGCAACGCCCAATCCCATAGCTTGAGCAAGACCAATCTCACCTTGATCATGATCTTGGCCATTGCAGCGGCGATGTGCATTTTGTCGGTGGTGCTAATCACGATCAGAGCTTCCAGAAAGAACAGGGATTGGTTTGATTCAACTCCGAAACTGACTTCATTCCAACGTTTGAATTTTACGGAATCAAATATTCTGTCGGGATTGAAGGAGCATAATGTGATTGGAAGTGGCGGATCAGGAAAAGTATATCGCATTATTGTGAATCCTTCTGGTGACGCTGTCGCTGTGAAAAGGATTTCGAATAACCAAAAGTTAAATGAGAAGCTGGAAAAGCAATTCGTAGCAGAAGTGGAGATACTTGGGAACATTAAGCATCGGCACATCGTCAAATTGTTGTGCTGTATTTCTTGTGAGAACTCGAAACTCCTAGTGTATGAGTACATGGAAAATAGCAGCTTGGACCATTGGCTTCACAAGAAGAACAGATTGTCGCCCATGTCAGGTGTTGCCAACAATATGATCTTGGATTGGCCCAATAGGTTGCAGATTGCACTCGGAGCAGCTAAAGGACTTTGCTATATGCATAATGATTGTTCATCACCCATCATCCACCGAGACGTGAAATCGAGCAACATTCTCTTAGACTCAGAGTTCAACGCAAAAATTGCTGACTTCGGCCTTGCAAGGATGTTGGCCAAGCCTGGAGAAGCTGTTAGCATGACAGCCGTTGCTGGTTCTTTCGGCTATTTGGCACCAG AGTATGCTCATACGACAAGAGTCAATGAGAAGATtgatgtctatagctttgggGTAGTTCTCTTGGAACTAACCACTGGGAGGGAGGCTAACGACGGGGATGAAGACATGTGCCTCGCTGATTGGGCATGGCGTCACATCCAAGATGGCAACCCGATATCTGACGCATTAGATGAGGAGATCAAGCACGACTCAAACGTGGATGAAATAAGCAATGTTTTCAAGCTCGGGATCTTTTGCACTGCTACTCTGCCTTCCACGAGGCCTACAATGAAGGAGGTACTGCAAGTGCTGCTCAAATGTAGCAATCCGCTGTACAATGTCTAG